A portion of the Rhodococcus pseudokoreensis genome contains these proteins:
- a CDS encoding agmatine deiminase family protein, which yields MLRRRFIQSGLAAVGGLLVAACTDPVSYLEGGSSTDEDDQRMWRMPEEGEPHKRTWMAFGASEEIWGAELLPEVRRNLATIAQTIAQFEPVSMLVREEELDLARGLVGPAVELVTAPLDDLWMRDTGPVFVEGNGVRAGVNFNFNGWGEKQDFDRDAGVADVVTRHAGVESLPTDLILEGGGIEVDGEGTAIITESCVLNNNRNPGWSKADVEAELGPLLGLDKIIWLPGIAGKDITDGHTDFYARFARPGVVVAGYDPDPESFDHDVTTRHLEILETAVDAQGRPLEVVVLEAPGSVRPAFESDDFAAGYINFYVCNGAVIAPEFGDPVADKAARQVLERLFPDRRVVQIDIDAIAAGGGGIHCTTQQEPAG from the coding sequence ATGCTCAGACGGCGCTTCATCCAGTCGGGACTGGCCGCGGTCGGTGGGCTGCTGGTAGCTGCGTGTACCGATCCGGTGTCCTACCTCGAAGGTGGCAGCAGTACCGATGAGGATGATCAGCGGATGTGGCGAATGCCCGAGGAGGGGGAACCGCACAAGCGGACCTGGATGGCGTTCGGGGCGAGCGAGGAGATCTGGGGAGCCGAGCTGCTACCCGAGGTCCGCCGCAATCTGGCCACCATCGCCCAGACGATCGCGCAATTCGAGCCCGTCTCGATGCTGGTGCGCGAGGAGGAACTCGACCTCGCGCGCGGGCTCGTCGGCCCCGCCGTCGAACTGGTAACGGCCCCGCTCGACGACCTCTGGATGCGCGACACCGGCCCCGTGTTCGTCGAGGGCAACGGAGTAAGGGCGGGGGTCAACTTCAACTTCAACGGCTGGGGCGAAAAGCAGGACTTCGACCGGGACGCGGGAGTGGCGGACGTCGTGACACGCCACGCCGGTGTCGAATCGTTGCCCACGGACCTCATCCTCGAAGGCGGCGGCATCGAGGTCGACGGCGAAGGAACCGCCATCATCACCGAAAGCTGCGTGCTCAACAACAACCGCAACCCCGGATGGTCCAAGGCGGACGTCGAGGCCGAACTGGGACCGCTGCTCGGGCTCGACAAGATCATCTGGCTGCCCGGGATCGCGGGAAAGGACATCACCGACGGCCACACCGACTTCTACGCCCGCTTCGCCCGCCCCGGCGTGGTCGTCGCCGGGTACGATCCGGATCCGGAATCGTTCGACCACGACGTGACCACCCGCCACCTCGAGATCCTCGAGACGGCAGTGGATGCGCAAGGCCGCCCGCTCGAAGTCGTGGTACTCGAGGCGCCGGGTTCCGTCCGACCCGCATTCGAATCGGACGATTTCGCGGCCGGCTACATCAACTTCTACGTCTGCAACGGCGCCGTGATCGCCCCCGAGTTCGGCGACCCCGTGGCGGACAAGGCCGCCAGGCAGGTACTCGAACGGCTCTTTCCCGACCGTCGTGTGGTGCAGATCGACATCGACGCCATCGCCGCCGGCGGCGGCGGAATTCACTGCACTACCCAGCAAGAGCCCGCGGGCTGA
- a CDS encoding TetR/AcrR family transcriptional regulator, whose product MSERQTLILEAAVRVIAQSGVRGLRIEKLAAEAGVSTALIYYHFQDRAGVLRRALEHINERAERYTTEALASTNPRTQLEQTLLLEIQNTPSVRENSIAWGELRATAIFDEDLRDQLRDATRAWATDVETLIVKAQAAELADPDADPADAAERLTALIEGLSERWLSGSITLERAQQLAAGAITAELGPRP is encoded by the coding sequence GTGTCCGAACGTCAGACGTTGATTCTGGAAGCAGCCGTCCGTGTGATCGCGCAAAGTGGTGTGCGCGGGCTGCGGATCGAGAAGCTCGCCGCCGAGGCCGGGGTCTCGACCGCCCTGATCTACTACCACTTCCAGGACCGGGCAGGTGTGCTGCGCCGCGCCCTCGAGCACATCAACGAGCGGGCCGAGCGCTACACAACGGAGGCCCTTGCCTCGACGAACCCTCGGACCCAGCTCGAGCAGACGCTCCTGCTCGAAATTCAGAACACCCCCTCCGTCCGTGAAAACAGCATCGCCTGGGGCGAACTCCGGGCCACCGCAATCTTCGACGAAGACCTCCGCGACCAACTCCGCGACGCGACCCGCGCCTGGGCAACGGATGTCGAGACCCTCATCGTCAAGGCGCAGGCCGCCGAACTGGCCGACCCGGACGCCGACCCCGCCGATGCCGCCGAACGACTCACCGCCCTCATCGAGGGGCTGAGCGAACGCTGGCTCAGCGGATCCATCACCCTCGAACGGGCCCAGCAGCTCGCCGCCGGAGCGATCACGGCTGAACTCGGACCCCGGCCCTGA
- a CDS encoding IS256 family transposase — protein MTETLDPMAATEVDQKQLAEQLLAQAKEQGVDLMGPDGLLNQLTKNVLETALDAEMTEHLGYEKHDAAGRGSGNSRNGTRTKTVLTEIGPVEIDVPRDTDSSFAPQIVKKRQRRLTGIDEIVLSLTAKGLTTGEVSAHFQDIYGATVSKDTISRITDKVVGEMTDWQNRPLDRVYPVIFIDAIHVKVRDGQVTNRPMYVAIGVTVNGERDILGVWAGDGGEGAKFWLSVLTEIKNRGVADVCIVVCDGLKGLPDAINTVWELAVVQTCIIHLIRNTFRFAVRQYWDEMARDLRPVYTAPSESAAKERFDEFAGKWGARYPAIVRMWGNAWTEFVPFLDYDVEIRRVICSTNAIESVNARYRRAIRARGHFPTEQAALKCLYLATRALDPTGKGKARWVMRWKPALNAFAITFEGRITPNGD, from the coding sequence ATGACCGAAACACTGGATCCCATGGCAGCGACCGAAGTGGATCAGAAGCAGTTGGCCGAGCAACTCCTGGCCCAGGCCAAGGAGCAGGGGGTGGATTTGATGGGCCCGGACGGGCTATTGAATCAGCTCACCAAGAACGTCCTCGAAACCGCGCTGGACGCGGAGATGACCGAGCACCTTGGCTACGAGAAACACGACGCCGCCGGCCGCGGGAGCGGGAACTCACGCAACGGCACCCGGACGAAGACGGTGCTGACCGAGATCGGACCTGTGGAAATCGATGTCCCGAGGGATACTGATTCCTCGTTCGCGCCGCAGATCGTCAAGAAGCGTCAACGTCGGCTGACCGGTATCGATGAGATCGTATTATCCTTGACAGCAAAGGGTTTAACTACCGGTGAGGTCTCTGCCCACTTCCAGGATATTTACGGAGCGACGGTGTCGAAGGACACCATCTCGCGCATCACCGACAAGGTCGTCGGCGAGATGACCGACTGGCAGAACCGTCCGTTGGACCGGGTGTACCCCGTGATCTTCATCGATGCGATTCACGTGAAAGTGCGGGATGGGCAGGTCACGAACCGGCCGATGTACGTCGCGATCGGGGTCACCGTCAACGGCGAACGCGACATTCTGGGTGTGTGGGCCGGCGACGGTGGTGAGGGTGCGAAGTTCTGGCTCTCAGTGCTCACGGAGATCAAGAACCGCGGTGTCGCCGACGTCTGCATCGTGGTGTGTGACGGGTTGAAGGGATTGCCCGATGCCATCAACACGGTGTGGGAACTCGCAGTGGTGCAGACCTGCATTATTCATCTGATACGCAACACCTTTCGGTTCGCTGTCCGGCAGTACTGGGATGAGATGGCGCGTGATCTCAGACCGGTCTACACGGCACCGTCCGAGTCGGCGGCCAAGGAACGATTCGATGAATTCGCCGGGAAGTGGGGCGCGCGGTATCCGGCGATCGTACGGATGTGGGGAAACGCGTGGACAGAGTTCGTGCCGTTCCTGGACTATGACGTCGAGATCAGACGAGTCATCTGCTCGACAAACGCAATCGAGTCCGTCAACGCCCGTTACAGGCGCGCGATAAGGGCCCGTGGACACTTCCCGACCGAGCAAGCAGCCCTGAAATGTCTGTATCTCGCCACACGGGCTCTGGACCCCACCGGGAAGGGTAAGGCACGATGGGTGATGAGGTGGAAGCCAGCGCTCAACGCGTTCGCAATCACCTTCGAAGGCCGCATCACCCCGAACGGTGACTAA
- a CDS encoding FHA domain-containing protein produces MTNSVLSYTDHGHTDEMTLIPDHSPIVIGRSSYADLSLPTDPDISRLHATIERIGIHWTITDDGLSRNGTFVNGTRLQGRQTLHPGDVIQVGESMLTYHGEPGTDCGITHIGNTLDSDIILTPAQRTVLTELCRPFHDGTDHPIPASNRQIADALHLSTETVKTHLRALFCTFEIEDLPQNQKRSRLVTLALNNGILDSPGPDNGTV; encoded by the coding sequence GTGACGAACTCTGTTCTCTCGTACACCGACCACGGGCACACCGACGAGATGACGCTCATCCCGGACCACTCCCCGATCGTCATCGGCCGCTCCTCGTACGCCGACCTGTCGCTGCCGACCGACCCGGACATCTCCCGCCTACACGCCACCATCGAGCGCATCGGCATCCACTGGACCATCACCGACGACGGCCTCTCCCGTAACGGCACCTTCGTCAACGGCACCCGCTTGCAAGGGCGCCAGACTCTGCACCCCGGAGACGTCATCCAAGTCGGCGAGAGCATGCTCACCTACCACGGGGAGCCGGGTACGGACTGCGGCATCACCCACATCGGGAACACCCTCGACTCCGACATCATTCTCACACCCGCCCAGCGCACCGTCCTCACCGAACTGTGCCGGCCGTTCCACGACGGCACCGACCACCCCATCCCGGCATCGAATCGGCAGATTGCCGACGCGCTGCACCTGAGCACCGAAACGGTCAAGACCCATCTTCGCGCCCTCTTCTGCACATTCGAGATCGAGGACCTCCCTCAGAATCAGAAACGCTCCCGACTCGTCACGCTCGCCCTCAACAACGGCATCCTCGACTCCCCCGGCCCCGACAACGGGACTGTCTGA
- a CDS encoding DUF6745 domain-containing protein produces the protein MSTAPLRPVAARRATFTDNNDHSAECMFGVGAVRDAWLGHGLRAWPSDRTTAESAVETLYRRSGFREPEFVWVPSPPAGSDLIAVEGLATTLSFAGDGVACVSSRIATMLSESRRRMDTLIARGRSDWPNERRAIETARTQSPDDSARVGISPNAIIRAAVWDSLRTSLFDGVAAAIRTLMPAVVGGVTWYGQQEAHRVAFYDTYRRFGLARFRSDDVELLDLHTAVTGATGWWWAFDNVCVMAERPTALHTEPIPGRVHNERRLHHPDAPALEFEDGHLLFVHHGTIVPDWVVLEPTVERIARERNVEVRRCAIERIGWDTYIDEAGLALIDRADDPGNVGHTLQLYVISDGWGRSDHILLAVNGSPERDGRRRRYGIYVPTRISSALDAAAWTYGINGTDYARLVRRT, from the coding sequence GTGAGCACCGCGCCGCTTCGCCCGGTGGCTGCACGCCGAGCGACATTCACCGATAACAATGATCACTCCGCCGAATGCATGTTCGGTGTCGGAGCTGTGCGTGACGCATGGCTCGGGCACGGGTTGCGCGCCTGGCCCTCCGATCGCACCACAGCGGAATCGGCCGTCGAAACACTGTATCGGCGATCAGGATTCCGCGAACCGGAGTTCGTCTGGGTGCCGTCACCCCCAGCCGGATCGGACCTCATCGCCGTCGAGGGGTTGGCGACGACGCTGTCGTTTGCCGGCGACGGAGTCGCGTGCGTCTCCTCCCGAATAGCAACCATGCTGTCGGAATCGCGCAGACGCATGGACACACTGATCGCCCGAGGCAGATCCGACTGGCCGAACGAACGCCGGGCGATCGAGACCGCGCGAACCCAGTCGCCCGACGACTCTGCCCGCGTCGGCATCAGTCCGAATGCAATCATCCGAGCCGCCGTGTGGGATTCGTTGCGCACGAGCCTTTTCGACGGGGTCGCGGCTGCGATACGAACATTGATGCCCGCCGTCGTCGGAGGGGTGACCTGGTATGGGCAGCAAGAAGCACATCGGGTCGCGTTCTACGACACGTACCGCCGGTTCGGGCTCGCCAGGTTCCGCTCCGACGACGTCGAGCTACTCGACCTCCATACCGCCGTGACCGGCGCGACCGGGTGGTGGTGGGCGTTCGACAACGTGTGCGTGATGGCGGAACGCCCCACCGCCCTTCATACCGAGCCCATACCGGGCCGTGTACACAACGAACGCCGATTGCACCACCCGGATGCTCCTGCGCTCGAATTCGAGGACGGTCATTTGCTTTTCGTGCATCACGGGACCATCGTTCCCGACTGGGTCGTGCTCGAGCCGACTGTCGAACGCATCGCACGCGAACGTAATGTCGAGGTCCGCCGATGCGCGATCGAGCGCATCGGATGGGACACCTACATCGACGAGGCCGGGCTCGCGCTGATCGACCGAGCCGATGATCCCGGCAATGTCGGTCACACGCTGCAGCTTTACGTGATATCGGACGGCTGGGGCCGTAGCGATCACATCTTGCTCGCCGTCAATGGTTCTCCCGAACGCGACGGACGTCGGCGACGATACGGGATCTATGTGCCGACACGGATTTCGTCGGCGTTGGATGCCGCCGCGTGGACCTACGGCATCAACGGCACCGACTACGCCCGTCTCGTTCGTCGAACCTGA
- a CDS encoding acyl-CoA dehydrogenase family protein: MTSTTTAPLTSWPLARTDRRAAALAAVDSIRDELAVGAIESESGRRLSDRSIAALRQSRVLGIMTPDDLGGNVVDAVTAFEVIEKIGHIDPATAWTATILLEGAGELATVVSENTARRIFADGIALKAASLKPGNAQRVDGGYVVSGRWDFVSGLYHADYVTATFLIADEAGKPVRRAALLPRGEIEVLDDWQVLGMRGTGSSSFQADHVFVADDMIYDPMGEGSRTDTPLSRLGMVPFVLQMHPGMVLGAARRALDEIVGAAPRIRRGGRINLHQPPALTELTWFQRELGELDARVRAARSLCIDTLHQVNDVIDAGDRVQLPLLDQMQTAASLAAKTSVEVVTRAFRHAGAAAILDDSLLSKLLRDLNTISAHGVMGEAGFESHAEFILGLQTDENRRMV; the protein is encoded by the coding sequence ATGACCTCCACCACCACCGCTCCGCTGACCTCGTGGCCGCTCGCCCGCACCGATCGGCGCGCCGCAGCCCTCGCCGCGGTCGATTCCATCCGCGACGAACTCGCCGTCGGTGCAATCGAATCCGAATCGGGCCGGCGCCTCAGTGACCGCTCCATCGCAGCACTGCGGCAGTCGCGGGTGCTCGGAATCATGACTCCCGACGATCTCGGCGGCAACGTCGTCGATGCCGTCACCGCGTTCGAGGTAATCGAAAAGATTGGCCACATCGACCCCGCCACCGCCTGGACAGCCACGATTCTTCTCGAAGGTGCCGGTGAACTCGCCACAGTCGTCAGCGAAAACACAGCTCGCAGGATCTTCGCCGACGGCATCGCCCTCAAGGCGGCGTCGCTCAAGCCCGGCAACGCGCAAAGGGTCGACGGCGGCTACGTGGTCAGCGGCCGGTGGGACTTCGTCAGTGGTCTCTACCACGCCGACTACGTCACGGCGACGTTCCTCATCGCCGATGAGGCAGGCAAACCGGTACGCCGGGCAGCGCTATTGCCGCGTGGCGAGATAGAGGTCCTCGACGACTGGCAAGTACTGGGTATGCGCGGCACCGGCAGCAGCAGCTTCCAGGCGGACCATGTCTTCGTCGCCGACGACATGATCTACGACCCGATGGGTGAGGGCTCCCGCACCGACACCCCGCTGTCCCGCCTCGGCATGGTGCCCTTCGTGTTGCAGATGCACCCCGGCATGGTCCTCGGCGCGGCCCGTCGGGCCCTGGACGAAATTGTCGGCGCCGCGCCGAGGATTCGGCGCGGCGGGCGAATCAACCTGCATCAGCCTCCTGCCCTGACCGAACTCACCTGGTTTCAACGCGAACTCGGCGAACTCGACGCCCGCGTCCGCGCCGCACGCAGCCTCTGCATCGATACCCTGCATCAGGTCAACGACGTGATCGACGCAGGAGACCGCGTCCAGCTCCCATTGCTCGACCAGATGCAGACCGCCGCCTCGCTCGCCGCGAAGACCTCGGTGGAAGTGGTCACCCGCGCGTTCCGGCATGCCGGTGCCGCCGCGATCCTCGACGACAGTCTCCTGTCCAAACTCCTCCGCGACCTCAACACCATCTCCGCGCATGGGGTGATGGGTGAGGCCGGCTTCGAAAGCCACGCAGAATTCATCCTCGGCCTCCAGACCGACGAGAACCGCCGGATGGTGTGA
- a CDS encoding flavin reductase family protein has protein sequence MSISTDTPDRTGTTSIAEEFKDAMASLCAPVTVITAMNDGMPVGATVSAFGSLSLTPPMITVALDRRSRVLTAVTATGRLGVNILGEHDEELARIFATGGIDRFAEAPWRIDSGLPRLSDAPGWLGCDVARTVGGGDHVIILGQVRTVETRPAHTLSYSKRRFGIHTPLPASARP, from the coding sequence ATGTCGATCAGCACAGACACCCCCGACCGGACCGGCACCACCTCGATCGCCGAAGAATTCAAAGACGCGATGGCATCCCTGTGCGCCCCGGTCACGGTGATCACGGCCATGAATGACGGCATGCCCGTGGGCGCCACTGTCAGCGCCTTCGGCTCGCTGTCTCTGACCCCACCCATGATCACCGTCGCCCTCGACCGCCGCTCGCGGGTGCTGACTGCCGTCACCGCAACCGGCCGGCTGGGCGTGAACATCCTCGGCGAGCACGACGAGGAACTCGCGCGCATCTTTGCGACCGGCGGCATCGATCGGTTCGCCGAGGCGCCCTGGCGAATCGACAGTGGGCTCCCCCGCTTGAGCGACGCCCCCGGCTGGCTCGGATGCGATGTCGCCCGGACCGTCGGCGGCGGCGACCACGTCATCATTCTCGGGCAGGTCAGAACGGTCGAAACCCGGCCCGCCCACACCCTCTCCTACAGCAAACGCCGATTCGGGATCCATACTCCGCTGCCCGCCTCGGCCCGTCCGTGA
- a CDS encoding ABC transporter ATP-binding protein, with product MTTSTTTPVAHTDPDVHDRLTLDVRAVAKSYGRGTASRHILADVTFAVHQGEFVTVVGPSGAGKTTLLRCLAGLLSPDTGEVVLEGANVTAPPKGLALVFQDYSRSLLPWMSVVGNVMLPLRRSGMKRTERQRIAEQALLAVGLAHATNLYPWQMSGGMQQRAAIARAVACRPEVLLMDEPFASVDAQTRADLEDLMLRLREELGMTVVLVTHDIDEAVYLADRVIVLSGAPTSVTEIIPVPLPGPRNQLRTKLEPAFAELRAHVLGLIRR from the coding sequence ATGACCACATCCACCACCACGCCGGTGGCACACACCGACCCGGACGTGCACGATCGTCTCACTCTGGATGTGCGGGCCGTGGCAAAGTCCTACGGGCGCGGGACTGCCTCCCGGCACATCCTGGCCGACGTCACTTTCGCGGTTCATCAAGGGGAATTCGTCACCGTGGTCGGCCCTTCGGGGGCAGGCAAGACCACCCTGTTGCGGTGCCTGGCGGGTCTGCTCTCACCGGACACCGGAGAGGTCGTACTCGAGGGTGCGAACGTCACCGCGCCCCCGAAAGGCCTAGCCCTCGTCTTCCAGGACTACTCGCGGTCGCTGCTCCCCTGGATGAGTGTGGTGGGCAATGTCATGCTCCCACTCCGTCGATCGGGCATGAAACGGACAGAACGCCAACGCATCGCCGAACAGGCGCTGCTGGCGGTGGGCCTTGCACACGCGACGAACCTCTATCCCTGGCAGATGTCGGGCGGGATGCAGCAACGCGCCGCCATCGCCCGCGCAGTCGCGTGCCGGCCCGAAGTGCTGCTCATGGACGAGCCTTTTGCATCGGTCGACGCGCAGACCCGGGCAGATCTCGAGGACCTGATGCTCAGGCTGCGTGAGGAACTGGGGATGACCGTCGTTCTCGTCACCCATGACATCGACGAGGCGGTGTACCTGGCCGACCGCGTCATCGTCCTCTCCGGCGCTCCGACGTCGGTCACCGAGATCATCCCGGTCCCCCTTCCCGGCCCCCGGAATCAACTGCGCACCAAACTCGAGCCGGCCTTCGCCGAGCTACGTGCACACGTCCTCGGATTGATCCGGCGCTGA
- a CDS encoding ABC transporter permease, whose product MIRRTARAAAVELWLPLVAVAGAWVATTRSERFYFPPLQQVAHTYKQMWLFDRIGSDAVPSVRNFLFGLVIATVIGIGAGLVLALRESLYDAALPVFEFMRSVPGIVLVPIGLVLMGVGDEMKIAVIAYGTIWPILLGTIDGVRSLDPLVRDMMRSYHIPFHHRLLRVVLPGASPQILAGARISVALGVVLIIASEYVASTHGIGYVQLQAERTFAIPEMWSALLLLGILGYTSNVVFRGIERYLLRWYYGLRKAGQGGSAS is encoded by the coding sequence ATGATAAGGAGAACAGCACGAGCGGCGGCCGTCGAACTGTGGCTGCCCCTCGTGGCCGTCGCCGGAGCGTGGGTGGCGACAACACGCAGCGAGAGGTTCTATTTCCCCCCACTGCAGCAGGTGGCGCACACCTACAAGCAGATGTGGTTGTTCGACCGGATCGGATCGGATGCCGTCCCCAGCGTGCGGAACTTCCTCTTCGGTCTGGTGATTGCGACCGTGATCGGAATCGGCGCCGGGTTGGTGCTGGCGCTGCGCGAGAGTCTCTACGATGCCGCTCTCCCGGTGTTCGAGTTCATGCGCTCGGTACCCGGAATCGTGCTCGTTCCCATTGGCCTCGTGCTGATGGGGGTCGGGGACGAGATGAAGATTGCCGTCATCGCCTACGGGACGATCTGGCCGATCCTGCTCGGCACGATCGACGGTGTCCGCTCCCTTGACCCGCTGGTACGAGACATGATGCGCAGCTATCACATTCCGTTCCATCATCGGTTGCTACGGGTTGTCCTGCCGGGGGCGAGCCCCCAGATTCTGGCCGGGGCGCGGATCAGCGTCGCGCTCGGCGTGGTGTTGATCATCGCCAGCGAATACGTCGCGTCCACGCACGGAATCGGATACGTGCAACTGCAGGCCGAACGCACCTTCGCGATTCCGGAGATGTGGTCGGCATTGCTACTGCTGGGAATTCTCGGTTACACGAGCAACGTCGTGTTCCGCGGCATCGAACGGTATCTACTCCGCTGGTACTACGGGCTCAGGAAAGCTGGGCAAGGAGGTTCTGCATCATGA
- a CDS encoding ABC transporter permease, with protein MTTLTRTPRPPAVTSPRFPLPQRRRAARVAVVVAALAGWQLAVQSGLLPSSSIPTAAQSVSALASMTTTPEFWMTLGQTAVGWVVGLALCVVLAVPVGLLIGTSDFLTRSTRLMIDFLRTIPAVALTPVLLLILGSTMEMKVLLVVFGACWPLLTSTVDGVHHVDPVAADTVRSLRLSRLDRMTRLVLPSALPFVVTGLRTSAAIALMLTTAAEYLGSAPGLGKSLGIAQQAGGVDVMFAWLIVAGLLGVALNVVFLHLERRVIPWSPANRETVK; from the coding sequence ATGACCACGCTCACGCGCACCCCTCGGCCCCCGGCAGTGACCTCACCCCGGTTTCCTCTCCCCCAGCGACGCCGGGCCGCGCGGGTGGCAGTTGTCGTCGCAGCACTGGCAGGCTGGCAACTGGCGGTGCAATCCGGACTGTTGCCGTCGAGTTCGATACCCACCGCTGCACAATCGGTGTCGGCTCTCGCTTCGATGACGACCACACCGGAATTCTGGATGACGCTGGGCCAGACCGCAGTGGGCTGGGTTGTGGGCCTTGCCCTGTGCGTCGTCCTCGCCGTCCCCGTCGGACTACTGATCGGAACATCCGACTTCCTCACTCGCAGCACACGCCTGATGATCGACTTCCTGCGTACCATTCCCGCAGTCGCGCTCACCCCTGTTCTGCTGCTGATCCTGGGCTCGACGATGGAGATGAAAGTACTCCTGGTCGTGTTCGGGGCGTGCTGGCCGCTGCTGACGTCCACCGTCGACGGTGTGCATCACGTCGACCCTGTCGCCGCCGACACCGTGCGATCGTTACGACTCTCGCGGCTCGATCGCATGACGCGACTGGTCCTGCCGTCCGCGCTCCCCTTCGTGGTCACCGGATTACGCACATCGGCCGCCATCGCGCTGATGCTGACTACGGCGGCCGAGTACCTCGGCTCGGCTCCAGGACTGGGCAAGTCGCTGGGTATAGCGCAGCAGGCCGGCGGTGTGGACGTGATGTTCGCCTGGCTGATCGTCGCGGGACTGCTCGGTGTCGCCCTCAACGTGGTCTTCCTCCACCTCGAACGCCGGGTGATTCCGTGGTCGCCCGCCAACAGAGAGACAGTGAAATGA
- a CDS encoding ABC transporter substrate-binding protein — protein sequence MHILPRHAVIAGMVTLALVSTASCSSSNTESRTDGLLDVTVGQLPIVDSVPFKFAVDKGFFREEGINATADFTNAGAMITNLVNGSDQFALGETAIVIQAFDKGLPLRIVGGVTKSTDLPAEDTGVVLVAKNSSVTTPADLTGRTVAVGALKGSGELSLRAALDKAGADSNQVKFLELPLSDMTDALAKGHVDAISTISPFDTAALAQGATRLMSPGAEAVPGGMQLTVATSAKFEQENPEAVQGFVRALNRGIEYAAAHPDEVRAVLPAISPVPAELIPAMRLPVFDAGNPRAALSLWTGLMEQYQFVSGDVDVDELMS from the coding sequence ATGCACATACTGCCCCGACACGCCGTCATCGCCGGCATGGTCACACTCGCCCTAGTGTCGACGGCGAGTTGTAGTTCCTCGAACACGGAGTCCCGAACCGACGGACTGCTCGACGTCACGGTGGGTCAACTGCCCATCGTCGACTCCGTTCCCTTCAAGTTTGCGGTGGACAAGGGATTCTTCCGCGAGGAAGGAATCAACGCGACCGCAGACTTCACCAATGCCGGTGCCATGATCACGAATCTGGTCAACGGCTCCGACCAGTTCGCTCTCGGTGAGACGGCGATCGTCATCCAGGCGTTCGACAAGGGGCTACCGCTGCGGATCGTCGGGGGTGTCACCAAGAGCACCGATCTCCCCGCGGAGGACACCGGAGTCGTACTCGTCGCGAAGAACAGTTCCGTCACGACACCCGCGGACCTGACGGGCAGAACCGTCGCGGTCGGGGCCCTGAAAGGCAGCGGCGAACTGTCTCTCCGTGCCGCACTCGACAAGGCGGGGGCGGACAGCAACCAGGTGAAATTCCTGGAATTGCCGCTGTCGGACATGACCGACGCCCTCGCGAAAGGCCATGTCGACGCGATCAGCACGATCTCACCGTTCGATACCGCCGCGCTCGCCCAGGGTGCCACCCGCTTGATGTCGCCGGGCGCGGAGGCGGTACCGGGTGGCATGCAGCTGACCGTGGCAACCTCTGCGAAGTTCGAACAGGAGAATCCGGAGGCAGTGCAGGGTTTCGTCCGGGCGCTGAACCGGGGCATCGAATACGCCGCCGCGCACCCGGACGAGGTGCGGGCGGTGCTACCGGCGATCAGCCCGGTTCCCGCAGAACTGATTCCGGCAATGCGGCTCCCTGTCTTCGACGCCGGCAACCCCCGTGCGGCGCTGTCACTGTGGACCGGGCTGATGGAGCAGTACCAGTTCGTTTCCGGGGACGTCGATGTCGACGAGTTGATGAGCTGA